In Massilia forsythiae, one DNA window encodes the following:
- a CDS encoding cryptochrome/photolyase family protein: MTLRNSLIWFRRDLRIEDHAALHHALLSSRRVTAVFVFDTDILDGLPPDDRRVQFIHESLRELDARLRELGGYLIMRRGRAAQEIAALAAELDAESVFANHDYEPQAIARDRAVAEALRRDGRSLQTFKDQAIFEKDEVLTLAGGPFSVFTPYKNAWLKRLAAEPQAMLPFETVPHAAALAPTPAGHAMPGLAELGFTPHPQPVPDAGMSGARRTLDAFMERLPRYDRERNFPALDSSSRLSVHLRFGTLPVRALVRLLREKIDDGSGGAGAAVWLSELIWRDFFMMILYRHPRVATQSFKQSFDALQWEDGDAADALFAAWCAGRTGYPLVDAAMLQLNRTGFMHNRLRMVVASFLTKDLGIDWRRGERYFALRLNDYELSSNNGNWQWAASTGCDAQPWFRIFNPVTQSRRFDPDGAFIRNYLPQLAGLEGTAIHAPWLARPAALERAGVVLGRDYPLPVVDHEQARAKSLARFRALRGE; encoded by the coding sequence ATGACGTTGAGAAATTCACTGATCTGGTTCCGGCGCGATTTGCGCATCGAGGACCATGCCGCATTGCATCACGCCCTGCTGTCGTCGCGCCGCGTGACCGCCGTTTTCGTATTCGATACCGACATCCTGGACGGCTTGCCGCCCGACGACCGGCGCGTGCAATTTATCCACGAAAGCCTGCGTGAACTCGACGCGCGCCTGCGTGAACTGGGAGGTTACCTCATCATGCGCCGCGGGCGCGCCGCGCAGGAGATCGCGGCGCTGGCGGCCGAACTCGATGCGGAATCGGTGTTCGCCAACCACGACTACGAGCCGCAGGCGATCGCGCGCGACCGCGCCGTGGCCGAGGCGCTGCGCCGCGACGGCCGCAGCCTGCAGACCTTCAAGGACCAGGCCATCTTCGAAAAGGACGAGGTGCTGACCCTGGCCGGCGGCCCGTTCTCGGTGTTCACGCCGTACAAGAATGCCTGGCTCAAACGGCTGGCGGCCGAGCCGCAGGCCATGCTGCCGTTCGAAACGGTGCCGCACGCGGCGGCGCTGGCGCCCACCCCCGCCGGCCATGCCATGCCCGGCCTGGCCGAGCTCGGCTTCACGCCGCACCCGCAGCCGGTGCCGGATGCCGGCATGAGCGGCGCCCGGCGTACCCTGGACGCCTTCATGGAGCGCCTGCCCCGCTACGACCGCGAACGGAATTTTCCGGCGCTCGACAGCAGCTCGCGCCTGTCGGTGCACCTGCGCTTCGGCACCCTGCCGGTACGGGCGCTGGTGCGCCTGCTGCGCGAAAAGATCGACGACGGCAGCGGCGGCGCCGGCGCCGCCGTCTGGCTGTCGGAACTGATCTGGCGCGACTTCTTCATGATGATCCTGTACCGCCACCCGCGCGTGGCCACGCAGTCGTTCAAGCAATCCTTCGACGCCCTGCAGTGGGAAGACGGCGACGCCGCCGACGCCCTGTTCGCGGCCTGGTGCGCAGGCCGCACCGGCTATCCGCTGGTGGACGCGGCGATGCTGCAGCTGAACCGCACCGGCTTCATGCACAACCGCCTGCGCATGGTGGTGGCCAGCTTCCTGACCAAGGACCTGGGGATCGACTGGCGCCGCGGCGAACGCTATTTCGCGCTGCGCCTGAACGATTACGAACTGTCCTCGAACAACGGCAACTGGCAGTGGGCGGCCTCGACCGGCTGCGACGCCCAGCCCTGGTTCCGCATCTTCAACCCGGTCACGCAATCGCGCCGCTTCGATCCGGACGGCGCCTTCATCCGCAACTACCTGCCGCAGCTGGCCGGGCTGGAAGGGACGGCCATCCATGCGCCGTGGCTGGCCAGGCCGGCCGCGCTGGAACGCGCGGGGGTGGTGCTGGGGCGCGATTATCCGTTGCCGGTGGTCGACCACGAGCAGGCGCGGGCGAAGTCGCTGGCGCGGTTCAGGGCGTTGCGGGGAGAGTGA
- a CDS encoding YqgE/AlgH family protein — MKKTKVGKPLSMPGMAQEGGVSLAQATQPQLNLANHFLIAMPSMNDAVFGGTVVYICEHNDKGVLGVVINKPTDMTMDVLFDRIELQVAEGLRASVVNEPIMFGGPVQDDRGFVLHSPNGKYSSSLSVTDDVAFTTSIDVLEAVANGTGPQRMLVSIGYAGWSPGQLEEEISRNGWLTVGADAHVLFDLPIEERYSAAIKLLGIDPLMLASEAGHA, encoded by the coding sequence ATGAAAAAAACCAAGGTCGGCAAACCTTTGAGCATGCCTGGCATGGCCCAGGAAGGCGGCGTCAGCCTGGCGCAGGCGACGCAACCGCAGCTGAATTTGGCAAACCATTTCTTGATCGCCATGCCGTCGATGAACGACGCGGTCTTCGGCGGCACCGTGGTGTATATCTGCGAGCACAACGACAAGGGTGTGCTCGGCGTGGTGATCAACAAACCCACCGACATGACGATGGACGTGCTGTTCGACCGCATCGAGCTGCAGGTCGCCGAAGGCTTGCGCGCCAGCGTGGTCAACGAGCCGATCATGTTCGGCGGCCCGGTGCAGGACGACCGCGGCTTCGTGCTGCATTCGCCGAACGGCAAATATTCGTCGTCGCTGAGCGTGACCGACGACGTCGCCTTCACCACCTCGATCGACGTGCTGGAAGCCGTCGCCAACGGCACCGGCCCGCAGCGCATGCTGGTCTCGATCGGCTACGCCGGCTGGAGTCCGGGCCAGCTGGAAGAGGAAATCTCGCGCAACGGCTGGCTCACCGTCGGCGCCGATGCGCACGTGCTGTTCGACCTGCCGATCGAGGAGCGCTACAGCGCCGCGATCAAGCTGCTCGGCATCGACCCGTTGATGCTGGCCAGTGAAGCCGGTCACGCTTGA
- the ruvX gene encoding Holliday junction resolvase RuvX, with amino-acid sequence MVDIVLGFDFGIKRIGIAMGNTLTGQAQPLSVVKAIDNATRFKLIGELIEHWKPARLVVGEPRHPDGAEHDMTLRARRFANQLHGRFNLPVELVDERYSSAVIPAKRGEIIDAKAAAIILQQYFDDHANIH; translated from the coding sequence ATGGTTGACATCGTTCTGGGCTTCGACTTCGGCATCAAGCGCATCGGCATCGCCATGGGCAATACCCTGACCGGACAGGCACAGCCCCTGTCCGTGGTCAAGGCAATCGACAACGCCACCCGCTTCAAGCTCATCGGCGAACTCATCGAGCACTGGAAGCCGGCGCGCCTGGTCGTGGGCGAGCCGCGCCATCCGGACGGCGCCGAGCACGACATGACGCTGCGCGCGCGCCGCTTCGCCAACCAGCTGCACGGCCGTTTCAACCTGCCGGTCGAGCTGGTCGACGAGCGCTATTCGTCCGCCGTCATCCCCGCCAAGCGCGGAGAGATCATCGACGCCAAGGCCGCCGCCATCATTTTGCAACAATACTTTGACGACCATGCCAACATCCATTGA
- the pyrR gene encoding bifunctional pyr operon transcriptional regulator/uracil phosphoribosyltransferase PyrR — MPTSIDASNVDALDAEALYRDLLGQVRAGLSGLPDAAIVGIHSGGAWLAERLALDLGLQARLGFIDVSFYRDDYARKGLHPDVKPTRIDFNVDGATVLLVDDVLYTGRTVRAAINVLFDYGRPQRIMLAALADRGGRELPVAADFAGASVALAAGQSLALARDGAGQLSLTIEHDNA, encoded by the coding sequence ATGCCAACATCCATTGATGCCTCCAACGTCGACGCGCTCGACGCCGAGGCGCTGTACCGCGATCTGCTCGGGCAGGTGCGCGCCGGCCTGTCCGGCCTTCCCGACGCCGCCATCGTCGGCATCCATTCGGGCGGCGCCTGGCTGGCCGAACGCCTTGCGCTTGATCTCGGCCTGCAGGCGCGCCTCGGCTTCATCGACGTCTCGTTCTATCGAGACGACTATGCCAGGAAGGGCCTGCATCCGGACGTCAAGCCGACCCGCATCGACTTCAACGTCGACGGCGCCACCGTGCTGCTGGTCGACGACGTGCTGTACACCGGGCGCACGGTGCGCGCGGCGATCAACGTGCTGTTCGACTATGGCCGTCCGCAGCGCATCATGCTGGCCGCACTGGCTGACCGCGGCGGGCGCGAACTGCCGGTGGCGGCCGATTTCGCCGGGGCCAGCGTCGCGCTGGCGGCCGGCCAGTCGCTGGCGCTGGCACGCGACGGCGCCGGCCAACTCTCGCTCACGATCGAACACGACAATGCATAA
- a CDS encoding aspartate carbamoyltransferase catalytic subunit: MHNPQLNKHGELQHLLTIEGLPKAIINHILDTASSFVGISDREVKKVPLMRGKSVFNLFFENSTRTRTTFEIASKRLSADVINLNIQASSTSKGESLLDTIDNLAAMHADMFVVRHAQSGAPYLIAKHLNDTKQNHVHVVNAGDGRHAHPTQGLLDMYTIRHYKKDFTNLRVAIVGDILHSRVARSDIHAMTTLGVPEVRAIGPHTLLPGGLEQMGVRVFTSMEEGLKDVDVIIMLRLQNERMSGALLPSAQEYFKSYGLTPERLALARPDAIVMHPGPMNRGVEIDSQVADGAQAVILPQVTFGIATRMAVMSILAGGHA, encoded by the coding sequence ATGCATAACCCGCAACTGAACAAGCACGGCGAGCTGCAGCACCTGCTCACCATCGAAGGGCTGCCCAAGGCGATCATCAATCACATCCTCGACACCGCGTCGAGCTTCGTCGGCATCTCCGACCGCGAAGTCAAGAAGGTGCCGCTGATGCGCGGCAAAAGCGTGTTCAACCTGTTCTTCGAGAACTCGACGCGCACCCGCACCACCTTCGAGATCGCCTCCAAGCGCCTGTCGGCCGACGTCATCAACTTGAACATCCAGGCTTCCTCGACCTCGAAGGGCGAATCGCTGCTGGACACCATCGACAACCTGGCGGCGATGCACGCCGACATGTTCGTGGTGCGCCACGCGCAGTCGGGCGCTCCTTACCTGATCGCCAAGCACCTGAACGACACGAAGCAGAACCACGTGCACGTGGTGAACGCCGGCGATGGCCGCCATGCGCACCCGACCCAGGGGCTGCTCGACATGTACACCATCCGCCACTATAAAAAGGACTTCACCAACCTGCGCGTGGCCATCGTCGGCGACATCCTGCACAGCCGCGTGGCGCGTTCGGACATCCACGCGATGACCACGCTGGGCGTGCCGGAAGTGCGCGCCATCGGCCCGCACACGCTGCTGCCGGGCGGCCTGGAGCAGATGGGCGTGCGTGTGTTCACCAGCATGGAAGAGGGCTTGAAGGACGTCGACGTGATCATCATGCTACGCCTGCAGAACGAGCGCATGTCGGGCGCGCTGCTGCCGTCGGCGCAGGAGTATTTCAAGAGCTACGGCCTGACGCCGGAGCGCCTGGCGCTGGCCAGGCCGGATGCGATCGTGATGCACCCGGGGCCGATGAACCGCGGCGTCGAGATCGATTCGCAGGTGGCGGACGGCGCCCAGGCGGTGATCCTGCCGCAGGTCACCTTCGGCATCGCCACGCGCATGGCGGTGATGAGCATCCTGGCCGGAGGTCACGCATGA
- a CDS encoding dihydroorotase, translating to MNLHIKNGRVIDPANGIDAVQDLFIADGRIAAVGSAPDGFANATVIDAAGLVVAPGLVDLSARLREPGFEYRTTLESEMQAAMQGGVTTLVCPPDTDPVLDEPGLVEMLKHRARNLHQANVHPLGALTVGLKGKALTEMAELTEAGCIGFAQAEAPITDTTVLLRALQYANTFGYTVWLRPQDPYIGFGGVAHSGPLASRLGLSGVPVMSETIALHTIFELVRSTGARVHLCRISSAAALELIRTAKAEGLPVTCDVGVHHLHMTDADIGFFDPNARLTPPLRSQRDREAIRAAVADGTVDAVCSDHTPVDDDEKLLPFAEASPGATGLELLLALMLKWADEQGGALSDAIARVTCDAARTAGLDAGSLAPGAHADVVLFDPHARWKVAPEALASQGKHTPFLGYELAGQVRATIVGGKLAYRR from the coding sequence ATGAACCTGCACATCAAGAACGGCCGCGTGATCGATCCGGCCAACGGCATCGACGCGGTCCAGGACCTGTTCATCGCGGACGGCAGGATCGCCGCCGTGGGCAGCGCCCCGGACGGCTTTGCGAACGCCACCGTGATCGACGCCGCCGGCCTGGTGGTGGCGCCCGGCTTGGTCGACCTGTCGGCGCGCCTGCGCGAGCCGGGCTTCGAATACCGGACCACGCTGGAATCGGAAATGCAGGCGGCGATGCAGGGCGGCGTGACCACGCTGGTGTGCCCGCCCGACACCGACCCGGTACTGGACGAGCCGGGCCTGGTCGAGATGCTCAAGCACCGCGCGCGCAACCTGCACCAGGCCAACGTGCACCCGCTGGGCGCGCTGACCGTCGGCCTGAAGGGCAAGGCGCTGACCGAGATGGCCGAGCTGACCGAGGCCGGCTGCATCGGCTTCGCGCAGGCCGAGGCGCCGATCACCGATACCACGGTGCTGCTGCGCGCGCTGCAATACGCGAACACCTTCGGCTACACCGTCTGGCTGCGCCCGCAGGACCCGTACATCGGCTTCGGCGGCGTAGCCCATAGCGGCCCGCTGGCGTCGCGCCTGGGCCTGTCCGGCGTGCCGGTGATGTCCGAGACCATCGCCCTGCACACGATCTTCGAGCTGGTGCGTTCCACCGGCGCGCGCGTGCACCTGTGCCGCATCTCGTCCGCGGCGGCGCTGGAACTGATCCGCACCGCCAAGGCGGAAGGCTTGCCGGTCACCTGCGACGTCGGCGTGCACCACCTGCACATGACCGACGCCGACATCGGCTTCTTCGATCCCAACGCGCGCCTGACGCCGCCGCTGCGCAGCCAGCGCGACCGCGAAGCGATCCGCGCCGCCGTGGCGGACGGCACGGTCGACGCGGTTTGCTCGGACCATACCCCGGTCGACGACGACGAGAAGCTGCTGCCGTTCGCCGAAGCCTCGCCCGGCGCCACCGGCCTGGAACTGCTGCTGGCGCTGATGCTCAAGTGGGCGGACGAGCAGGGCGGCGCACTCTCCGACGCGATCGCCAGGGTCACCTGCGACGCGGCGCGCACGGCCGGGCTGGATGCCGGCAGCCTGGCGCCGGGCGCGCACGCCGACGTGGTGCTGTTCGATCCGCACGCGCGCTGGAAGGTGGCCCCGGAAGCGCTGGCCAGCCAGGGCAAGCACACGCCCTTCCTGGGCTACGAGCTGGCCGGACAGGTGCGCGCCACCATCGTCGGCGGCAAGCTCGCCTACCGACGCTGA
- a CDS encoding lysophospholipid acyltransferase family protein yields the protein MKIQLAWRLARLAVHLARGLATCAIVFPWAGAGLRERLVRGWSARLLKICRVRVEQAAGAAPLAHALIVCNHVSWLDIFVINALLPCRFVAKAEIRAWPVLGWLVQQAGTVFIARGNRRDLRHIFKGLVDALGQGQRVAFFPEGTTSLQGRLLPFHANLFEAAIDAGAAVQPYALAYLDREGGWHHGVDYVGETTFVDSILRILDGPPVRARLACLVPLAPHGRHRRDLAQAAQLAIAGALDLAATPAGAGAIAGNASIADVR from the coding sequence TTGAAGATCCAGCTCGCGTGGCGCCTGGCGCGCCTGGCCGTCCACCTGGCGCGCGGCCTGGCCACCTGCGCCATCGTCTTCCCCTGGGCCGGCGCCGGGCTGCGCGAGCGCCTGGTACGCGGCTGGTCGGCGCGCCTGCTGAAGATCTGCCGGGTGCGGGTCGAGCAGGCGGCCGGCGCCGCGCCGCTGGCGCATGCGCTGATCGTCTGCAACCACGTATCCTGGCTCGACATCTTCGTCATCAACGCGCTGCTGCCATGCCGTTTCGTGGCCAAGGCCGAGATCCGCGCCTGGCCGGTGCTCGGCTGGCTGGTGCAACAGGCCGGCACCGTGTTCATCGCGCGCGGCAACCGGCGCGACCTGCGCCATATCTTCAAGGGCCTGGTCGATGCGCTCGGCCAGGGCCAGCGCGTGGCCTTCTTCCCCGAAGGCACCACGTCGCTGCAGGGCCGGCTGCTGCCTTTCCACGCCAACCTGTTCGAAGCGGCGATCGACGCCGGCGCCGCGGTGCAGCCGTACGCGCTGGCCTACCTCGACCGCGAGGGCGGCTGGCACCATGGCGTCGACTATGTCGGCGAGACGACGTTCGTGGACAGCATCCTGCGCATCCTGGACGGGCCGCCGGTGCGCGCGCGCCTGGCCTGCCTGGTGCCGCTCGCACCGCACGGCCGGCACCGGCGCGACCTGGCGCAGGCGGCGCAGCTGGCGATCGCCGGCGCGCTCGATCTTGCCGCCACCCCGGCCGGCGCCGGCGCTATTGCCGGCAACGCCAGCATCGCCGACGTGCGCTGA
- a CDS encoding symmetrical bis(5'-nucleosyl)-tetraphosphatase — protein MRTYVIGDLQGCAHEAGLLLDRIARDARSAGEARILFVGDLINRGPESLAALRRMKALSEHSGGRVDALLGNHDLHLLAVAAGVRRPSRSDTLDEILAAPDRDELVAWLRHRPLAMFVEAHLLVHAGVAPQWNAAQTMALAAEVEAALRGDDWAAFLAGMYGNQPDRWDDALEGMARLRCIVNFLTRTRLCWPDGRMDFEHKESDKGPEGSALQPWFDLPQRRTAGVTVVFGHWSALGLVLRPNLVGLDSGCVWGGKLTAVCLDDRSLLQVDCPEYRPHGGKQ, from the coding sequence ATGAGAACTTATGTCATTGGCGACCTGCAGGGTTGCGCCCACGAAGCCGGCCTGCTGCTCGACCGCATTGCACGCGACGCGCGCTCGGCCGGCGAAGCGCGCATCCTGTTCGTCGGCGACCTGATCAACCGCGGCCCGGAATCGCTGGCCGCGCTGCGCCGCATGAAGGCGCTGTCGGAGCACAGCGGCGGCCGCGTCGACGCCCTGCTCGGCAACCACGACCTGCACCTGCTGGCGGTGGCCGCCGGCGTGCGCCGCCCCAGCCGCTCGGATACCCTGGACGAGATCCTGGCCGCGCCCGATCGCGACGAACTGGTCGCCTGGCTGCGCCACCGTCCGCTGGCGATGTTCGTCGAAGCCCACCTGCTGGTGCACGCCGGCGTGGCGCCGCAATGGAACGCCGCGCAGACCATGGCGCTGGCCGCCGAGGTCGAGGCGGCGCTGCGCGGCGACGACTGGGCGGCCTTCCTGGCCGGGATGTACGGCAACCAGCCGGACCGCTGGGACGATGCCCTGGAAGGCATGGCGCGCCTGCGCTGCATCGTCAACTTCCTGACGCGCACGCGCCTGTGCTGGCCGGACGGGCGCATGGATTTTGAACACAAGGAAAGCGACAAGGGACCGGAAGGCTCGGCGCTGCAGCCCTGGTTCGACCTGCCGCAGCGCCGTACCGCCGGGGTCACCGTGGTGTTCGGCCACTGGTCGGCGCTGGGCCTGGTGCTGCGCCCGAATCTCGTCGGGCTGGACAGCGGCTGCGTGTGGGGCGGCAAGCTGACCGCCGTATGCCTGGACGACCGCTCGCTGCTGCAGGTCGACTGTCCGGAATACCGGCCGCACGGCGGCAAGCAGTGA
- a CDS encoding glycosyltransferase family 4 protein, which produces MFSFLVSFVASALLTLLVIKHSKLHGPALDDNFSGVQKVHSHDVARIGGLPIFLAVALSTAISVWRVPELGDWLMALLLCSSIAFIGGIVEDYTGKVRASRRLVLTMIAALLGYLVMDAKIARLDMPLVSWSIDSLWLAVPLAVLAVAGIANAVNIIDGFNGLASVVTIFMLVSLAYVGWQVGDMVVLVSALTVAGATAGFLIWNYPAGLIFLGDGGAYFIGFMLGELALMLVMRNPQVSTWYAALLLIYPAFETVFSAYRRMFLRGKSPTMPDGIHLHSLIFRRIAQWAVGRKEARALMRRNARTSPYLWLFSLTAVIPATVFWKNTGVLIFFCLLFVISYVWLYARIVRFKSPRWLIWHKKTN; this is translated from the coding sequence ATGTTTTCTTTCCTCGTAAGCTTCGTCGCTTCTGCATTGCTGACGCTGCTGGTCATCAAGCATTCGAAATTGCATGGTCCCGCGCTCGACGACAATTTCAGCGGCGTGCAGAAAGTCCATTCGCACGACGTTGCGCGGATCGGCGGATTGCCGATCTTTCTGGCGGTGGCGCTCAGCACTGCCATTTCGGTCTGGCGCGTACCGGAGCTGGGCGACTGGCTGATGGCGCTGTTGCTATGTTCGTCGATTGCCTTTATCGGCGGAATCGTCGAAGACTATACCGGCAAGGTGAGGGCTTCGCGCCGCCTGGTATTGACCATGATCGCGGCGCTGCTCGGCTATCTCGTGATGGATGCGAAAATCGCGCGCCTGGACATGCCCCTGGTCAGCTGGAGCATCGATTCCCTGTGGCTGGCGGTGCCGCTGGCAGTATTGGCGGTGGCCGGCATTGCCAATGCGGTCAATATCATCGATGGTTTCAACGGCCTGGCCAGCGTGGTCACGATTTTCATGCTGGTATCGCTGGCCTATGTCGGCTGGCAGGTGGGCGACATGGTCGTGCTGGTGTCGGCATTGACGGTCGCGGGCGCGACCGCCGGTTTCCTGATCTGGAATTATCCCGCCGGCCTGATTTTCCTGGGCGATGGCGGCGCCTATTTCATCGGCTTCATGCTGGGCGAACTGGCCCTGATGCTGGTGATGCGCAATCCGCAGGTGTCGACCTGGTATGCGGCCTTGCTGCTGATTTATCCGGCGTTCGAAACGGTTTTTTCTGCTTATCGAAGAATGTTTTTACGCGGGAAGTCACCGACGATGCCGGACGGAATACACCTGCATAGCCTGATTTTCCGGCGTATCGCGCAATGGGCGGTGGGGCGCAAGGAAGCCCGCGCATTGATGAGGCGGAATGCCCGCACTTCGCCCTATCTGTGGTTGTTTTCGCTTACCGCGGTTATCCCTGCGACTGTGTTCTGGAAAAATACAGGCGTATTGATTTTCTTCTGTTTGTTGTTCGTTATCAGTTACGTTTGGTTATACGCGCGTATTGTTCGATTCAAGTCCCCGCGCTGGCTCATTTGGCATAAAAAAACTAACTGA
- a CDS encoding H-NS histone family protein yields MDLSNLSLGDLRNLQEQIKQEMKKREHQEVQKAREQILAIAQSVGVPLKDLMSATGRGGAKAATQGSVAVRYRHPDDNSQQWTGRGRQPKWVKEWVEGGNSLDKLRV; encoded by the coding sequence ATGGATCTGTCTAATTTGTCCTTGGGCGATTTGCGCAACCTGCAGGAGCAGATCAAGCAGGAAATGAAAAAGCGTGAACACCAGGAAGTGCAGAAAGCACGCGAACAGATTCTGGCAATCGCGCAAAGCGTCGGTGTGCCGCTGAAAGACCTGATGAGCGCCACCGGCCGTGGCGGTGCCAAGGCGGCAACCCAGGGTTCGGTGGCCGTGCGTTATCGTCATCCGGACGACAATTCACAGCAATGGACCGGCCGCGGCCGCCAGCCGAAATGGGTCAAGGAGTGGGTCGAAGGCGGTAACTCGCTCGACAAACTGCGCGTCTGA